The following proteins are co-located in the Flavobacterium sp. CECT 9288 genome:
- a CDS encoding tRNA-dihydrouridine synthase, whose protein sequence is MSFTLLSSPLQGFTDFRFRNAQNKLFGGIDTFYSPYIRLNGKLVIKPSYERDLLLENNLELEVIPQVITNDAEEFLFVAKYVRELGYKELNWNLGCPYPMVTKSGMGSGLISNTEKINHILERAHNETDILVSMKMRLGYESPQEIIDVLPILDKYPLKNIAIHARLGKQLYKGGVDLDGFQKCIDTTKHKLYYNGDITSVAKFHEMQERYPSIDHWMIGRGLISDPFLPSMIKNNTHEYPTNKMEVLNAFHDTLYAIYSESLSGQAHILLKMYHLWEYFSDTFANPHKVLKKIKKAQSIRNYEAAVAEIFKNEKF, encoded by the coding sequence ATGAGTTTTACATTGCTTTCCTCCCCTTTGCAGGGTTTTACCGACTTTAGATTTAGAAATGCCCAAAACAAACTTTTTGGAGGTATTGATACTTTTTATTCGCCATACATTCGCCTAAATGGGAAATTAGTGATCAAGCCTTCTTACGAGCGCGATTTACTTTTAGAAAACAATCTTGAATTAGAAGTAATTCCGCAAGTAATTACAAACGATGCTGAGGAATTTTTGTTTGTTGCTAAGTATGTACGAGAACTTGGTTACAAAGAACTAAACTGGAACTTAGGCTGTCCTTACCCGATGGTAACTAAATCTGGTATGGGATCTGGGTTGATTAGCAACACTGAAAAAATCAATCACATACTAGAAAGAGCGCACAATGAAACAGATATCCTAGTATCTATGAAAATGCGATTGGGATATGAATCTCCTCAAGAAATTATTGATGTCCTCCCTATTCTTGATAAATATCCCTTAAAAAATATAGCAATCCACGCCCGTTTAGGAAAACAATTGTACAAAGGCGGTGTAGATCTTGATGGATTTCAAAAATGTATTGATACTACCAAACATAAATTGTATTACAACGGAGACATAACCTCAGTAGCGAAGTTTCATGAAATGCAAGAACGTTATCCAAGTATTGATCACTGGATGATTGGGAGAGGATTAATTTCGGATCCCTTTTTGCCAAGCATGATTAAGAATAATACGCATGAGTATCCTACTAATAAAATGGAAGTATTGAACGCTTTTCACGATACTTTGTATGCTATTTATAGTGAGTCACTTTCTGGACAGGCTCATATCTTATTGAAAATGTATCACTTATGGGAATATTTTTCAGATACTTTTGCCAATCCGCACAAAGTATTGAAAAAAATTAAAAAAGCACAAAGCATTCGTAATTACGAAGCTGCTGTAGCTGAAATTTTCAAAAACGAAAAATTCTAG
- a CDS encoding glutathione peroxidase — MKKLLFFTTVIFSLYSCQNQAQPKKSDKIMSTAVTAKENIYQFKVEDLSGKTFDFSTLKGKKVIIVNTASKCGLTPQYKDLEAVYKEYKDKGLVIVGFPANNFASQEPGTNEEIATFCQMNYGVTFPMMDKVSVKGDDMAAIYQFLTQKSKNGLQDSSVEWNFQKYLINENGELEKVISPRVLVTDPEVINWIKA, encoded by the coding sequence ATGAAAAAATTATTATTCTTTACAACTGTTATTTTTTCTCTTTACAGCTGTCAAAACCAAGCACAACCAAAAAAATCAGATAAAATTATGAGTACAGCAGTTACAGCTAAAGAAAACATTTATCAGTTTAAAGTAGAAGATTTATCAGGCAAAACATTTGATTTTAGTACGCTAAAAGGAAAAAAAGTAATCATTGTAAATACAGCATCTAAGTGCGGATTAACTCCTCAGTACAAAGATTTAGAAGCGGTATATAAAGAATACAAAGATAAAGGGTTGGTAATTGTTGGTTTTCCAGCAAATAATTTTGCGTCACAAGAGCCAGGAACAAACGAGGAAATTGCAACATTTTGTCAAATGAATTACGGTGTTACTTTCCCGATGATGGATAAAGTTTCTGTAAAAGGTGATGATATGGCTGCTATTTATCAGTTTTTAACTCAAAAATCTAAAAATGGTTTGCAAGATTCAAGTGTTGAATGGAATTTTCAAAAATATTTAATTAATGAAAATGGAGAACTAGAAAAAGTAATTTCACCTAGAGTGCTTGTAACTGATCCTGAAGTTATTAATTGGATTAAAGCATAG
- the menD gene encoding 2-succinyl-5-enolpyruvyl-6-hydroxy-3-cyclohexene-1-carboxylic-acid synthase, translated as MIYPKIPLAQSIIEICLAKGITNIIISPGSRNAPLTIGFVNNPAFKCYSIADERCAAFVGLGMAQQTAHPVALVCTSGSALLNYYPAFAEAFYSQIPLVVISADRPQSKIDIGDGQTIRQENVFENHSLYNANLHEDVSAENDLKINEAINTAISQKGPVHINAPFEEPLYETVSELSVKVNTFASANVTETISIEDLSEFATIWNNATKKMILVGVNEPNTVNDKVIEAFAKDESVVVLTETTSNLHHDTFINNIDTIITPFTNEDFENFRPDILVTFGGMVVSKRIKAFLRKYKPKHHWHIDSWRAYDTFGALTHHFEVNPNVFFETFLPLTNAIESNYFNQLDAVKALRKLKSEIYLDKIPFSDFKVFDRVIQGLPINSHLQISNSSAIRYAQLIDIHPTIEVYCNRGTSGIDGSTSTAIGAAVANKKPTIFITGDIGFLYDSNALWNSYIPKNFKIILINNGGGGIFRILPGHEETPVFNTFFETSHCLTAENLAKMYGLEYTIASDEVSLESGLIALYAQNEKPCILEVFTPTLQNDSILLQFFKELV; from the coding sequence ATGATATACCCCAAAATACCTTTGGCGCAAAGCATAATTGAAATTTGCTTAGCCAAGGGAATCACCAACATAATTATTTCCCCGGGTTCCAGAAATGCACCACTTACCATAGGTTTTGTAAACAATCCTGCTTTTAAATGTTACAGCATTGCTGATGAACGTTGCGCAGCCTTTGTTGGTTTAGGAATGGCACAACAAACGGCACATCCAGTGGCACTTGTTTGTACCTCTGGATCCGCTTTATTGAATTATTATCCCGCTTTTGCAGAGGCTTTTTACAGTCAAATTCCACTTGTGGTGATCTCAGCAGATAGGCCTCAAAGTAAGATTGATATTGGTGATGGACAAACCATTAGACAGGAAAATGTATTCGAAAACCATTCGTTATACAATGCTAATTTGCATGAGGATGTTTCGGCCGAGAATGATTTAAAAATCAACGAGGCCATTAACACGGCTATTTCTCAAAAAGGTCCCGTTCATATCAATGCTCCTTTTGAAGAACCTTTGTATGAAACCGTTTCGGAACTTTCAGTCAAAGTAAATACTTTCGCTTCCGCAAATGTGACTGAGACGATTTCCATAGAAGATCTTTCGGAATTTGCAACGATTTGGAACAATGCTACAAAGAAAATGATTTTGGTTGGCGTTAACGAACCGAATACCGTTAACGATAAAGTAATTGAGGCTTTCGCCAAAGATGAGTCGGTTGTAGTGTTGACCGAAACGACTTCCAACTTACACCATGATACTTTTATAAACAATATTGACACGATAATTACCCCTTTTACGAATGAAGATTTTGAAAATTTTCGTCCGGATATTTTAGTAACATTTGGCGGAATGGTCGTTTCAAAAAGAATCAAAGCATTTTTACGCAAATACAAACCCAAACACCATTGGCATATTGATTCTTGGAGAGCGTATGACACTTTTGGTGCTTTGACGCACCATTTTGAAGTAAATCCAAATGTGTTTTTTGAAACCTTTCTGCCACTTACAAATGCAATAGAAAGTAATTATTTCAATCAATTAGACGCAGTAAAAGCATTACGAAAATTAAAAAGCGAAATTTATTTAGATAAAATTCCATTTTCGGATTTTAAAGTATTTGATAGGGTTATTCAGGGTTTGCCAATAAACAGCCATTTACAAATTAGTAATAGCTCGGCCATCCGCTATGCGCAATTGATAGACATTCACCCTACAATTGAAGTGTATTGTAACCGTGGAACTAGTGGAATTGATGGCAGTACATCAACAGCGATTGGTGCGGCTGTGGCCAATAAAAAACCAACCATTTTTATAACGGGTGACATAGGTTTTTTGTATGATAGCAATGCATTGTGGAACAGCTATATTCCTAAAAATTTCAAAATTATATTGATTAATAATGGTGGTGGAGGAATTTTTAGAATTCTACCGGGACATGAAGAAACGCCAGTTTTTAATACTTTTTTTGAGACATCCCATTGCTTGACCGCCGAAAATTTAGCAAAAATGTATGGTTTAGAATATACAATTGCTAGTGATGAGGTAAGTCTAGAAAGTGGTCTGATTGCATTGTACGCACAAAATGAGAAGCCATGTATTTTAGAAGTGTTTACACCTACATTACAAAATGATAGTATTTTATTGCAATTTTTTAAAGAATTAGTGTAA
- a CDS encoding DUF2853 family protein: MSAREELIVKYAADLKEKCGVDPDMDLLTKVTIGCGPSIYNADSATVAGSQQSELDTVKNNFLIKKLGLTDGQELDAAIDSVMEKYGRSNRNKYRAVIYYLLTVHFKKESVYN, translated from the coding sequence ATGAGCGCAAGAGAAGAATTAATTGTAAAATACGCAGCAGATTTGAAAGAAAAATGCGGCGTTGATCCAGATATGGATTTATTAACTAAAGTTACAATAGGCTGCGGACCGTCAATTTACAATGCTGATTCAGCAACGGTAGCTGGAAGTCAGCAGTCAGAATTGGACACAGTAAAAAACAATTTCTTGATTAAGAAATTAGGACTTACTGATGGACAAGAACTAGACGCTGCAATAGATTCGGTAATGGAAAAATATGGAAGATCTAATAGAAATAAGTACAGAGCCGTTATTTATTATTTACTTACAGTTCATTTCAAGAAAGAGAGCGTTTACAATTAA
- a CDS encoding RNA polymerase sigma factor, with translation MSQEELLVLIYKKDERAFTHLYDMYSKSLFSVINVLVKNREEAEDVLQEVFVKIWKNIDSYNESKGRFYTWILNIARNTSIDKLRSKNFNNSQKNLSTDNFVNHFEDSSKLADKMDTIGLQDFVKKLKPKCIQIIDLLFFKGYTQQEASDELAIPLGTVKTQNRNCINDLRNYLKI, from the coding sequence ATGAGTCAAGAAGAACTATTGGTATTAATCTATAAAAAAGACGAGAGAGCTTTTACACATCTATATGATATGTATTCTAAGAGTTTGTTCTCTGTCATTAATGTTTTGGTAAAAAACAGAGAAGAAGCAGAAGATGTGCTTCAAGAAGTATTTGTTAAAATATGGAAAAACATCGATTCTTATAATGAAAGTAAAGGACGTTTTTATACTTGGATTTTAAATATTGCTAGAAACACTTCAATAGATAAACTTAGATCTAAGAACTTTAATAATAGCCAAAAAAACCTATCTACAGATAATTTCGTAAATCATTTTGAAGACAGTTCGAAACTGGCAGATAAGATGGATACTATTGGATTACAGGACTTTGTAAAGAAGCTTAAACCAAAGTGTATTCAAATTATAGATTTACTATTTTTTAAAGGTTATACCCAACAAGAGGCTAGTGACGAGTTGGCAATTCCTTTAGGAACCGTAAAAACGCAAAATAGAAATTGTATTAACGATCTAAGAAATTATTTGAAAATCTAA
- a CDS encoding anti-sigma factor domain-containing protein: protein METKEYIESGILELYVYGLLSESESEEVASKAKNSAEINSEIIAIEKAIVALSSSFSPFHSVANFEKIKEKLELKHAPVITLESSSNKMQYLGWAAALLLLLGVGYQYNELNVSSSQVAATKLEKATLEKEFKSLKIKNTAVETSLAVVRDTKNTVVGLGGQAVAPESFAKVYWNQDTKVVYVDASGLPEPPKGMVYQVWALKLDPLTPTSIGLLENFDKNDQKLFAVNNANEAQAFGITLEPAGGSPTPTMEQLYTLGKV, encoded by the coding sequence ATGGAAACAAAAGAATATATAGAATCAGGAATTCTGGAACTTTATGTTTACGGCTTACTTAGTGAGTCTGAAAGCGAAGAAGTGGCCAGCAAAGCAAAAAATTCTGCTGAAATAAACTCAGAAATTATTGCTATAGAAAAAGCAATCGTTGCTTTATCATCAAGTTTTTCCCCTTTTCACTCAGTAGCCAACTTTGAGAAAATTAAAGAAAAACTAGAATTGAAACACGCTCCTGTGATAACACTTGAAAGTAGCAGTAATAAAATGCAATATTTGGGTTGGGCTGCAGCTTTACTTTTACTTTTAGGCGTAGGATATCAATACAATGAACTCAATGTTTCTTCAAGTCAAGTAGCTGCTACAAAACTTGAAAAAGCAACTTTAGAGAAAGAATTTAAAAGTTTAAAAATTAAAAATACAGCAGTTGAAACCAGTTTAGCCGTAGTAAGAGATACTAAAAATACGGTTGTAGGTTTGGGCGGTCAAGCAGTTGCCCCAGAGTCTTTTGCCAAAGTATATTGGAACCAAGACACAAAGGTAGTTTATGTTGATGCATCGGGATTACCTGAACCACCAAAAGGAATGGTTTATCAAGTATGGGCTTTAAAACTAGATCCGTTAACCCCTACAAGTATTGGTTTATTAGAAAATTTTGATAAAAATGATCAAAAATTATTTGCTGTAAATAACGCGAATGAAGCACAAGCTTTTGGGATAACACTTGAACCTGCTGGCGGAAGCCCTACTCCTACTATGGAACAGCTTTATACTCTTGGAAAAGTATAA
- a CDS encoding S1 RNA-binding domain-containing protein, with protein MIEIGKYNTLTILRDTKVGLFLGNPEQDPEGIHDILLPNKYVPNEFEIGEELIVFVYLDHEERPVATTLEPYILLNEFALLRVNYTNQVGAFMDWGMEKDILVPFKEQARPMEKGKRYLVYLYMDEKTNRLVASSKLNQFLKNENLTVEKGEEVDLIVSHITELGINVIINEKYKGLMYKDEVYDDAIRTGDRMRGYIKTIRPDNKIDVSLQIQGYQSIEPNAEKILDELRASRGFLRLTDNSHPEDIKTVLKMSKKTFKKAIGSLYREQLIEIKEDGIYLVKE; from the coding sequence ATGATTGAAATAGGAAAATACAATACGCTAACGATATTACGTGATACCAAAGTGGGTTTGTTTTTGGGAAATCCAGAGCAAGATCCAGAGGGAATTCATGACATTTTGCTTCCCAACAAATACGTTCCTAACGAATTTGAGATAGGTGAGGAGTTGATCGTGTTTGTGTATTTGGACCATGAAGAAAGACCAGTTGCTACCACTCTGGAACCGTATATTTTACTGAATGAGTTTGCACTTTTAAGAGTGAATTATACCAATCAAGTAGGAGCGTTTATGGATTGGGGAATGGAAAAGGATATTTTGGTTCCGTTTAAAGAGCAGGCGCGCCCTATGGAAAAAGGAAAACGCTATTTGGTGTACCTTTATATGGATGAAAAAACCAATAGATTAGTCGCTTCTAGTAAATTGAATCAGTTTTTGAAAAATGAAAACCTAACTGTTGAGAAAGGTGAGGAAGTTGATTTGATTGTGTCGCATATTACGGAGTTGGGAATCAACGTGATTATCAACGAAAAGTATAAAGGATTGATGTACAAGGATGAAGTGTATGATGATGCCATTCGAACGGGAGACCGCATGCGTGGTTACATTAAAACAATCAGGCCAGACAATAAAATTGATGTTTCTTTACAAATACAAGGTTATCAAAGTATTGAACCCAATGCCGAAAAAATTCTGGATGAACTGCGCGCAAGCAGAGGTTTTTTGAGATTGACTGATAATTCTCATCCCGAAGACATTAAAACGGTGTTGAAGATGAGTAAAAAAACGTTTAAAAAAGCAATTGGTTCTTTATACAGGGAGCAATTGATTGAAATTAAGGAAGACGGAATTTATTTAGTTAAAGAATAA
- a CDS encoding fibrinogen-like YCDxxxxGGGW domain-containing protein: protein MKFFIKIVFILSLFFTFQGNAQNSLDILGLSITDPAAVAFSLRKLSSSYTGSAIQVRRSLDNATQDIGFDSNGSLDSAALLAFVGVQDGYVSIWYDQSGNNRHLIKPDLSQQPRIVSNGIFKYIGTKIAIDFSGNKGLVYSGSLNLASVTAVIRSESTNWPGYHCILDGTPRIGGILENGGTNFHSNVSPVAIWRNGISKLISSSLGPTNESMVLSITTSTDNLSQIFIGNYDGGSNGGSILQNEAIGFSTLNTVGVRQLLECNQGSYYGIPLTLCTTAILTGPSPLNRFECKGTVATPLSVEATGQNLTFQWYSNTIPSTVGGTLIADATSATFIPPTVNNGTTYYYVVVSGSLGLPAVSLISGPVTVEELGPVTINPTSVTINAGDTATLTASGAITYSWSSVLYTPLDQVTTAKLAVGLRLLKSNYTGFAVRLRRASDNVEADFGFSGKNLDTAAIDSWLGVSSGYCVKLYDQSGNGNDMVAPSTSAQPLYVASGLNSKPILRFNTSQSIKNNFNFSTPYSIVYTAKQTGPSRGRVLNGSNNNWLLGWWGGSKSQAYFEGWVSQENGIPADNNAYVYSGTGNGSTSFVFENSIAKTISQNGGNGSPNGLRINESEPSDADVADIFAFDTVLSEVDRIKVELSTGNYYGIFPNIPLGLTASIDVSPTETATYYVSGFSLNGSCVVNNSVTVTVLKDPNLSSFGNVTKTFFDGSYTITPPTSQSNGSISYASSNPSVATISGSNVTITGPGTTTITATQDLTGTHFAGTITASLTVNSVTVLTRNGKISTTDSNYINKNGALQTSNSLTPFGGKTNTRSNDGLSAATAGSSALQIKTDYPSATDGLYWIVNPNINGGTPFQIYADMTTDGGGWTLILCNNNNSGWNGTNAILRHETVPTINGQYSIIVYADYLKKSASGFQYMIEASARGRWGGIWTANQAYSFVNTNNTQTDITLNTKFDSWNYNNDGIEQIMPWYANGSQGAITTSSDPNGAWWGTLVSTNGFSPAPWMGCCGNDNPGIIWYWVR from the coding sequence ATGAAGTTTTTTATAAAAATTGTTTTTATTCTTTCACTGTTTTTTACATTTCAAGGAAATGCTCAAAATAGTTTGGATATTTTAGGACTGAGCATTACTGATCCAGCAGCCGTTGCTTTCAGCTTAAGAAAATTAAGTAGTTCGTATACTGGAAGTGCCATTCAAGTTCGTCGTAGTTTAGACAACGCTACCCAAGATATTGGATTTGATAGTAATGGATCGTTAGATTCTGCAGCATTATTAGCATTTGTGGGCGTACAAGATGGTTATGTTAGTATCTGGTACGATCAAAGTGGAAATAATAGACACCTTATAAAACCAGATTTAAGTCAACAACCTAGAATTGTATCAAACGGAATCTTTAAATATATAGGGACTAAGATTGCAATTGATTTTTCGGGGAATAAAGGCTTGGTTTATTCTGGATCTTTAAATTTAGCAAGTGTTACAGCAGTGATACGATCAGAATCTACTAACTGGCCAGGTTATCACTGTATTCTAGATGGGACTCCTAGAATTGGGGGAATATTAGAAAACGGAGGAACTAATTTTCATTCTAATGTGTCTCCTGTAGCTATTTGGAGAAACGGAATTTCAAAATTGATTTCGAGTTCATTAGGGCCTACAAATGAAAGCATGGTATTGTCAATTACTACCAGTACGGATAATTTGAGCCAAATTTTCATTGGTAATTATGATGGTGGATCTAATGGAGGCTCTATTTTACAAAACGAAGCAATTGGTTTTTCTACGTTAAATACAGTAGGAGTTAGACAATTATTAGAATGTAATCAAGGAAGTTATTACGGAATTCCATTAACGTTATGCACAACAGCAATCCTAACCGGTCCTTCACCACTAAATAGGTTTGAATGTAAAGGAACCGTTGCAACTCCATTAAGCGTAGAAGCTACAGGTCAAAACCTAACTTTTCAATGGTATAGCAACACCATTCCAAGCACTGTGGGTGGTACATTAATTGCTGATGCTACTTCAGCTACTTTTATTCCTCCAACCGTAAATAACGGCACTACATATTACTACGTAGTTGTTTCTGGAAGTTTGGGTTTACCAGCGGTAAGTCTCATTTCAGGGCCTGTAACCGTCGAGGAACTAGGGCCTGTTACCATAAATCCTACTTCAGTTACCATTAATGCGGGAGACACGGCTACCCTTACAGCATCCGGTGCAATTACTTATTCATGGAGTAGCGTTTTATATACCCCTTTGGATCAAGTAACAACTGCTAAGTTGGCTGTTGGATTGAGATTGCTAAAATCTAATTATACGGGATTTGCGGTTCGCTTAAGACGTGCAAGTGATAATGTTGAAGCTGATTTTGGCTTTTCAGGTAAAAATCTAGATACAGCAGCAATTGATTCATGGCTCGGAGTTTCATCTGGATATTGTGTAAAACTGTATGACCAGTCAGGAAATGGAAATGACATGGTTGCACCTTCAACTAGTGCACAACCACTTTACGTTGCATCTGGATTAAATTCAAAACCTATTTTAAGGTTCAATACGTCACAAAGTATTAAAAATAATTTTAATTTTTCTACTCCTTACTCGATTGTGTATACGGCAAAACAAACAGGTCCTAGTAGAGGTAGAGTTTTAAATGGTTCTAATAACAATTGGCTTTTAGGATGGTGGGGAGGAAGTAAAAGTCAGGCCTATTTTGAGGGTTGGGTTTCACAAGAAAACGGAATTCCTGCAGACAATAACGCTTATGTATACTCAGGAACAGGAAACGGGTCAACGTCATTTGTTTTTGAAAATAGTATTGCAAAAACGATTTCTCAAAATGGAGGTAATGGCAGTCCAAATGGCTTACGAATTAATGAAAGTGAACCGTCTGATGCGGATGTTGCAGATATTTTTGCCTTTGACACCGTACTTTCAGAAGTAGACAGAATAAAGGTAGAGCTAAGCACAGGAAACTATTATGGAATTTTTCCAAATATTCCCTTGGGACTTACAGCATCTATAGATGTATCTCCAACTGAAACAGCAACATACTATGTATCTGGTTTTTCTTTAAATGGTTCTTGTGTTGTAAACAATTCAGTAACAGTAACTGTTTTAAAAGATCCAAATCTTAGTAGTTTTGGAAACGTAACCAAGACTTTTTTTGACGGATCTTATACTATTACGCCACCAACAAGTCAAAGTAATGGAAGCATTTCATACGCCAGTAGTAATCCTAGCGTTGCCACCATAAGCGGATCTAATGTGACAATAACAGGTCCAGGAACTACTACAATTACTGCTACGCAAGATCTTACAGGGACTCATTTTGCCGGAACTATAACTGCATCATTAACGGTAAATAGCGTTACTGTACTAACAAGAAATGGAAAAATTTCGACCACAGATTCTAATTATATCAATAAAAACGGTGCATTGCAAACCAGTAATTCGCTAACACCGTTTGGAGGTAAAACCAATACAAGATCAAATGACGGACTTTCGGCAGCTACAGCAGGAAGTAGTGCACTTCAAATAAAAACAGATTATCCATCTGCAACGGATGGATTGTATTGGATTGTAAATCCTAATATTAATGGTGGTACGCCGTTTCAAATTTATGCAGATATGACTACTGATGGCGGAGGTTGGACATTGATATTATGTAATAACAATAATTCCGGATGGAATGGAACTAATGCTATTTTAAGACATGAAACAGTTCCAACGATTAATGGTCAATATTCTATTATAGTCTATGCAGATTATCTAAAAAAGAGTGCTAGTGGTTTTCAATATATGATCGAAGCTTCAGCAAGAGGTCGTTGGGGTGGTATTTGGACTGCTAACCAAGCGTATAGTTTTGTAAACACTAATAATACTCAAACGGATATTACTTTAAATACAAAATTTGATTCTTGGAATTACAATAATGACGGAATTGAACAAATTATGCCTTGGTATGCAAATGGTTCACAAGGAGCTATAACAACAAGTAGCGACCCCAATGGAGCATGGTGGGGTACTTTAGTTTCCACAAACGGATTTTCTCCAGCGCCATGGATGGGTTGTTGTGGTAATGATAATCCAGGAATTATTTGGTATTGGGTACGTTAA
- a CDS encoding M28 family metallopeptidase produces the protein MKSNSIFTFVLLVCFSLTSVAQATVDDPEIKKMLSEVKSENMEATVRKLVSFGTRHTLSDTKSNTRGIGAAQRWVKSEFDKYALASGGRLTSVIDFFTIKADGKRIATDSELGNVMATLKGTNPTDDRVMIISGHLDSRASDVMDAKSDAPGANDDASGVAAMMELARIMSQREFPFTLIFVAVVGEEQGLYGAKHLADLAKEGKWNLIAMLNNDMIGNSLSSGTLLRDNTRVRVFSETIPYLETEAEAKMRKSTNRDNDSPSRQLARYIKTVTNQYVDQLDINLVYRNDRFLRGGDHTPFSQNGFTAIRFCEMNENYDHQHQNVRKENNIQYGDLPEFMDFEYMKKVTCSNLATFSNLAWSPKAPTNVGIEVKDLTNFSTLLWTAPEGKAVYGYNILIRETGSQHWEKTIFVKDTKAEIPYSKDNFFFAVQAVDALGHSSLPVFPIPIR, from the coding sequence ATGAAATCTAACTCCATTTTTACATTTGTACTGTTGGTTTGTTTCTCACTTACGAGCGTGGCACAAGCAACGGTTGACGATCCCGAAATCAAAAAAATGCTGTCCGAAGTGAAATCGGAAAACATGGAAGCTACCGTACGCAAACTCGTTTCGTTTGGTACACGCCATACGTTGAGTGACACCAAAAGCAATACACGTGGTATTGGCGCAGCACAGCGCTGGGTAAAATCAGAATTTGACAAATATGCTTTGGCTTCTGGCGGGAGACTTACTTCTGTTATTGATTTTTTTACCATCAAAGCCGATGGAAAACGAATTGCAACAGATAGCGAATTAGGAAACGTAATGGCAACTTTAAAAGGTACTAATCCTACTGATGATCGCGTAATGATAATTAGTGGTCACTTAGATTCAAGAGCTTCGGATGTAATGGACGCAAAATCTGACGCGCCTGGCGCAAATGATGACGCTTCTGGAGTGGCTGCCATGATGGAACTTGCCCGAATTATGAGTCAAAGAGAATTTCCTTTTACACTCATTTTTGTGGCTGTGGTGGGTGAAGAACAAGGACTATATGGTGCTAAACATCTTGCTGATCTTGCCAAAGAAGGCAAATGGAATTTGATTGCTATGCTTAACAATGATATGATAGGCAACAGTTTATCAAGCGGCACTTTATTGCGTGATAATACTAGAGTGCGTGTTTTTAGCGAAACTATTCCCTATCTAGAAACTGAAGCCGAAGCAAAAATGCGAAAATCAACTAATCGCGATAATGATAGTCCATCCAGACAGTTAGCACGTTACATTAAAACAGTAACCAACCAATATGTTGATCAATTAGATATTAATCTGGTATACCGCAACGACCGTTTCTTGCGTGGTGGTGATCATACTCCTTTTAGTCAAAATGGTTTTACTGCGATTCGTTTTTGTGAGATGAACGAAAACTACGATCACCAACACCAAAATGTGCGAAAAGAAAATAACATTCAGTATGGTGACCTTCCTGAATTCATGGACTTTGAATACATGAAAAAAGTAACCTGTTCTAACTTAGCTACTTTCAGTAACTTAGCGTGGTCACCAAAAGCTCCAACTAATGTTGGAATTGAAGTAAAAGATTTAACCAATTTCTCTACTTTACTTTGGACTGCCCCAGAAGGAAAAGCTGTTTATGGCTACAACATCCTTATTAGAGAAACAGGATCACAACACTGGGAAAAAACTATTTTTGTAAAAGATACAAAGGCCGAAATTCCATATTCTAAAGATAATTTTTTCTTTGCAGTGCAAGCGGTTGATGCTTTAGGTCATTCTAGTTTACCTGTTTTCCCTATCCCTATTCGTTAA
- a CDS encoding GNAT family N-acetyltransferase, with protein sequence MKTTIRTYKTEDAQAILEIINYNILHSTALYDYNTRTLEQQMSIIADKQSKNFPVIVAEIDGVVVGFGMYSEFRFREAYKFTVEHSVYVSQDHHGKGIGKLLLEELIVLAKKQNLHTMIAVIDSENQSSVEFHEKFGFKTVGIIKESGFKFDRWLHSVFMQLILE encoded by the coding sequence ATGAAAACTACGATACGTACCTATAAAACCGAAGATGCTCAAGCTATTTTAGAGATTATAAATTACAATATTTTACATTCTACAGCATTGTATGATTATAATACAAGAACACTAGAGCAACAAATGAGTATTATAGCTGATAAACAGAGTAAAAATTTCCCTGTGATTGTTGCAGAAATTGACGGAGTTGTTGTAGGTTTTGGTATGTATAGCGAATTCCGTTTTCGAGAAGCTTATAAATTTACGGTTGAGCATTCTGTATATGTAAGCCAAGATCATCATGGAAAAGGAATAGGTAAATTACTTCTTGAAGAATTAATAGTTCTTGCAAAAAAACAAAATTTACACACAATGATTGCTGTTATTGATTCTGAAAATCAAAGTAGCGTTGAATTTCATGAAAAATTTGGTTTTAAAACGGTAGGCATAATCAAAGAATCCGGATTTAAATTTGACCGTTGGTTGCACTCTGTATTTATGCAGTTGATTTTAGAATAA